The Papaver somniferum cultivar HN1 chromosome 3, ASM357369v1, whole genome shotgun sequence genome includes a region encoding these proteins:
- the LOC113362233 gene encoding polyadenylate-binding protein 3-like encodes MEKWLVLLLQIWILVTKPRTSRDIPAAIVGLLVITGQKIVVLEYMAGKKNSIRFRNLPTDTLDKDLKWLCLTYGPVVRVAGPEIKEMGDRAVVAFENRKDAQMAIDSLNGSTFKGRVITVEWCSVPGLQKNSCRHCSKTDSNLIAYKTMGKYVQNAIRVRNCAGKTDRSDIEGLCGTIGPVFCVFEPGLYYEGKGHLGLLVCFENKEDAVKAVDTLNGSLFKGRILKVEWPSTISQGLG; translated from the exons ATGGAAAAGTGgttggttctgctgctgcagatATGGATCTTG GTGACGAAACCAAGAACCTCAAGGGACATACCTGCGGCAATTGTGGGATTATTGGTGATCACTGGACAAAAGATTGTCGTTCTGGAATATATGGCAGGCAAAAAAAACTCTATCCGTTTTAGGAACCTCCCCACAGATACCCTCGACAAAGACTTGAAATGGCTGTGCCTTACTTATGGCCCAGTTGTTCGTGTTGCTGGTCCTGAAATTAAGGAGATGGGAGACCGAGCTGTGGTAGCATTTGAGAACAGGAAAGATGCACAAATGGCAATTGACAGTCTCAATGGTTCCACTTTCAAGGGTCGTGTTATCACAGTCGAGTGGTGTTCTGTACCAGGCCTCCAAAAAAATTCATGCAGGCATTGTTCCAAGACTGACTCGAATTTGATTGCTTATAAGACGATGGGCAAGTATGTCCAAAACGCTATCCGTGTTAGAAACTGCGCAGGAAAGACTGACAGGTCGGACATAGAGGGGCTATGTGGTACTATTGGGCCagtcttttgtgtttttgagccTGGATTGTATTATGAGGGCAAGGGACATCTAGGTTTGCTGGTGTGCTTTGAGAACAAGGAAGATGCAGTGAAGGCAGTTGACACGCTCAACGGTTCCCTTTTTAAGGGTCGCATTCTCAAAGTTGAGTGGCCTTCTACGATATCTCAAGGGTTGGgatag